The following are from one region of the Salvia splendens isolate huo1 chromosome 2, SspV2, whole genome shotgun sequence genome:
- the LOC121759375 gene encoding early nodulin-75-like — MSYNYHRQFDQNHVSRSYAGVGRSAQYTLDQQQLFRPRRATCWDPPGSRDPPGFPPYDQPPPRYRREPYGPPQPHRMGSVQTRRPTCWDPPRQRTDNCYPPPYRDPDMVPDSYVEPRNSYARYRPWQPQYHPRPATKAEDPINAKLDRLMEACDKIETWFEATNRRFSKLRSLPQPEPDLDQPHVSAPLRKMACPPSRNNEASCGPSRFVPKDSAAPPLQPQQPSPAPPLELLSDSAPGPFQLVPPPPVTTPFATFTQRPAAAIPSSMKKEWETNTQEGKEPMKIENIIVEYKTAGETTKSDLKVKMEVRRSLFEEEPRLKSKQLGKKGGGSYVGLPMIAYVHMDLNVGDVTSMNHRPTSLDARLIPPRNATSCLGILRDSALPDG, encoded by the exons ATGTCCTACAACTATCATCGCCAGTTCGACCAGAACCATGTGTCACGCAGCTATGCCGGAGTTGGGCGTAGTGCACAATACACCCTGGATCAACAGCAGCTATTCCGACCACGACGTGCAACCTGCTGGGACCCTCCAGGCAGCCGCGATCCACCGGGTTTTCCGCCCTATGATCAGCCACCACCCAGGTACAGGCGTGAACCCTACGGTCCGCCGCAACCTCACCGAATGGGGTCTGTCCAGACGCGCCGCCCCACTTGTTGGGATCCGCCCCGACAACGAACCGATAACTGTTATCCACCACCGTATCGTGATCCAGATATGGTCCCGGATTCATACGTCGAGCCGCGAAACTCCTACGCCCGATATCGGCCATGGCAGCCTCAATATCACCCTCGTCCAGCCACCAAAGCGGAGGACCCGATTAACGCAAAGTTAGACCGCTTAATGGAAGCATGTGACAAGATAGAAACTTGGTTCGAAGCCACAAATCGCCGGTTCAGCAAATTACGATCGTTACCgcagcccgagcccgatcttgATCAGCCCCATGTTTCTGCACCACTCCGAAAGATGGCATGTCCTCCATCAAGAAATAATGAGGCTTCTTGTGGGCCTTCACGTTTTGTTCCCAAGGACTCAGCGGCTCCACCACTCCAACCGCAACAGCCGAGTCCAGCACCGCCCTTGGAGCTGTTGTCCGACTCCGCACCGGGACCTTTCCAGCTCGTGCCCCCGCCGCCTGTGACGACACCATTTGCGACCTTTACTCAGCGTCCAGCAGCTGCTATCCCGAGCTCCATGAAGAAAGAGTGGGAAACGAATACACAAGAAGGAAAAGAGCCAATGAAGATTGAGAATATTATAGTTGAGTACAAGACTGCAGGTGAGACAACAAAATCGGACCTTAAGGTAAAAATGGAGGTGAGGAGAAGCTTGTTTGAAGAAGAGCCGAGATTAAAGTCTAAACAATTGGGGAAGAAAGGAGGTGGTTCTTACGTTGGTTTGCCCATGATTGCTTATGTCCAtatggatttgaatgtcggtgatgttacaagtatgaatcatcgaccAACATCGCTCGATGCTAGGTTGATTCCTCCGCGCAATGCAACATCATGTTTGGGCATTCTGCGAG ATTCTGCGCTGCCCGACGGATAG
- the LOC121783295 gene encoding tubby-like F-box protein 3, with amino-acid sequence MMKLGLKSRSRRVVQDSSMAVEKSKVLMGKNKSESDENCSYFCWASLPPELLREVLMKLEESESKWPARKHVVACAGVCKSWREVMKELVKTPEASGKITFPISVKQPGPRESLMQCFIKRNRSNQTYYLFVSLSQALADDGKFLLSARKCRRPTCTDYMISLHADDNTSKGSETYVGKLRSNFLGTKFVVFDALPPHSGAKMAKSWSTRMVGSKQISPKLPAGNYNVAHISYELNVLGARGPRRMHCVIDAIPVSAIKPGGVAPTQTYFPLTSIDSSPALPLFGLKSNSFNKSSSGLSSNHADGPLVLRNKAPRWHEQLQCWCLNFHGRVTVASVKNFQLVASPENGEAGPEHEKVILQFGKVGKDVFTMDYRYPLSAFQAFAVCLSSFDTKIACE; translated from the exons ATGATGAAGCTGGGATTGAAATCACGGTCGCGGAGAGTGGTGCAGGACAGCTCAATGGCGGTGGAGAAATCTAAGGTTTTAATGGGCAAAAATAAAAGCGAATCGGACGAAAACTGCAGTTATTTTTGCTGGGCGAGTTTGCCGCCGGAGTTATTGAGGGAAGTATTGATGAAATTGGAGGAATCGGAGTCCAAGTGGCCGGCGAGGAAACACGTAGTTGCGTGTGCGGGTGTGTGCAAGAGCTGGAGGGAAGTGATGAAGGAGCTTGTCAAGACTCCGGAAGCTTCTGGAAAGATCACGTTTCCTATCTCTGTGAAGCag CCTGGCCCAAGAGAATCTCTTATGCAGTGCTTTATAAAAAGGAATCGGTCGAATCAAACATATTATCTTTTTGTGAGCTTAAGTCAAG CACTTGCTGATGATGGCAagtttcttctttctgctcGTAAGTGTAGGCGGCCAACATGCACAGATTACATGATCTCTCTACACGCGGATGATAATACTTCAAAGGGGAGTGAAACTTATGTGGGAAAGCTAAG ATCGAATTTTCTTGGAACCAAGTTCGTCGTCTTTGATGCTCTTCCTCCCCATTCTGGAGCCAAGATGGCAAAAAGCTGGTCCACCCGCATGGTCGGCTCAAAACAGATTTCGCCTAAGCTTCCTGCTGGAAACTATAACGTAGCGCACATCTCATACGAGTTGAATGTGTTGGGAGCCAG AGGTCCAAGAAGAATGCACTGTGTTATCGATGCAATTCCAGTTTCCGCCATTAAACCTGGAGGCGTTGCTCCAACGCAGACATACTTCCCTCTAACCAGCATCGACTCCTCTCCTGCCCTCCCACTTTTCGGCTTAAAATCAAACTCTTTTAACAAATCCTCTTCCGGCCTGTCAAGCAACCATGCTGATGGACCCCTCGTCTTAAGAAACAAGGCCCCGCGTTGGCACGAACAGCTCCAGTGCTGGTGTTTGAACTTTCATGGCCGTGTGACTGTCGCATCGGTCAAGAATTTCCAGCTGGTTGCTTCCCCTGAGAACGGTGAGGCCGGACCAGAACACGAGAAGGTGATCCTTCAGTTTGGGAAGGTGGGGAAAGACGTCTTTACAATGGACTATCGCTACCCGCTCTCAGCCTTCCAGGCGTTCGCCGTCTGCCTCAGCAGCTTCGATACCAAAATCGCATGCGAGTAG